DNA from Helicobacter pylori:
ATCTACAGATATTCCTTTAGCATTTATAAAAGAGATACAGTTTTCTATTTGATTTTGCAAGTCTTGTTTCTGCTTTTGAGTGCTTACCCTAGCATAAACTACATTCAGCCTACCATCTTCAATTCCTGCTAAAGAATAGACATCAGAATCGTTGTATATATAGTAACCATTGGGTTCTTGTTTAACTCGTATCTTCCCACTTTTAACATACTTCCAAAGAGTAACACGGGATATTTTTAAGATCTTTAAGACTTCTTTAGATTTCATTTAAGGATATTTTCCATGATTTCTTTCACTATTTTAGGGTGCAAGATTTCGCCAGAATGAAAAGGCAAAACCTGCCTGATTTTATCTTTCACATAAATTCTATGGCTGCCTTTTTGCCTAGAGAAAACAAATCCATTCTGCAATAATAGCTTCTCTGCTTCTTTAGCTGTGAGTCGTGGCAATTCAGGCAAAAGCTATCTCAATGGGTGCTATTACAGAATTTTTCTTAGAAAGAAAAGCTAACTCATCGGCTTCTAAATCTCCCAAATAAAGCTCTATGGCTTCTTTAATGTTTCTTAGGGCTTCTTCATAACTTTTCCCTTGTGATACACAGCCTTTTAGAAAGGGGACAAAAGCAAAATACCCATTCTCATCTTTTTCTATGACAGCGTTTATAAGCATGGCACTACCTTTGAGTGAATTTCTTATGATTATACACATAATATATTTTAAACAAAATTAAATTGAAAGTTTAATAATATCATCGCCTAAATGCTCATCCATTGCTCGCTTTTTTGGGTTGTATTTTCTTAGCATTTCTTGTTTCGCTATTTGTAAAAAATCATTGAAGTCTCCAAAAGAAACATCATATTCTGGATCATCTTTTGAGGCGATCGTATTTAACAAACTTGGTGTGGGTTCTTTTTCTTGAGAATGTTTTTGGGCTAAAACCTGTCTGATCATTTGTTCTTGTAATTCACATTCTTGGATTTTTTTTATCGCCTTATTTTTATCCCCTTCTGCCTTAAGCAATTGTTTTTCAATGGAGTTTAAGAAATTGTGCAGTTGCTTTTCATTGTATTGCGAGTAATCTGTAATAATATTTGGCATATTGAACTCCTTTTTAATAAATGATAGTTAGCACAACTTGTTTTGATTTTGGTGCAACTTGTCATAAGCGTTATTTTCATTGATTCTTTCTCTCAATCAAAAATCGTGCATATTACAACCCCCCCTTTTTCTTGTCAAGAAAGATTATAGCCCAAATTTTTGTAAAAAACGCCCTTAGCCTTTTTTTACTTCTTTATTGGGGGTTAGGGGTTTAAAAGTCAGTAGTTTTTCTCGGTAATATTCGTATTGCTTTTTTCGGGCTTTGATTTCAGCGGGGATACCGGCTAATAAATCGGTGGTTAAAATTGAAAATTGATCCAAAATCTTAACGATCTCTTGTTGGATTTCTAGGGGTGGGATGGGGATGGTTATTTTTTTTAAATCATTTTCATGGATACGCATAACTTTAGTCCCTGTTATTTTCTTTTCCTTTTCTTTTTGAAAAAACCAAGTTTGAAAGTAATAAATAATAAATTTAGGGTTTTCATTTGTAGAATAGCTATACATCTCACCCGAAAAGGCAACCTCTTCATTTCCTAGCCATGCGATACTTTTTCCTACATCTTTTACATTTTCTGAAGTTGTAACGATGAGAATATCGTTTGGTTTTGCTTTTTTTAGTTTATGAAATAAAGCATCATTAACATACGAAATTGTCTTATCAATTGAAAGATTATATTGAGTGTGTATTTGTCCATAATGAACAACAGGTCTCCCCTTATCTTTTAAATCACTTTTCAAAAGCCCATTACCTCTAGTAAATTCCCCAATATCCCCCAATTTCCTAAACTCCACCCCCTTAGGCGCTAGAGTTTGGAGTAAGGTTTTCAAGCGTTTGGGGTAGGGTTTTTGCGCTAATTTTTCTGCAATGTCTTTGCGATTTTGATTAATGTCATTGAAGTCTAAAAGCATGTTTTGGTAATACTGGTATTGCTTTTTGCGTGCGTTTAATTCTGTGTTTAATTCTGTGTTTAATTCTGTGAAAGCGTCCAAAATCTTAACGATCTCTTGTTGGATCTCTAGGGGTGGGATGGGGACTTCTAATTGTGAATAGCGAGAAATCCACTGCCTTGTATGTTCCCCACTGATATTATAGGGAATAGTTTGCATATAAAAAAAGATAAATCTGATGTTAATTGTAGGATTTTTTGGGAGTAAGATTTTCATAGCGCTTGATTTTACTTTAAAAGGGAAATCAACCCATTGGGTCGCTGTTGTGAAATCGTCAAAGATGATAACCGGAGCGTTTTTATTCGCTTGATAAATATTGTCTTTTTCGTTTGTATAACCTAAAATAAAGGTTTTTCCTGCGGTTAAAACGGGAGTAGGATAACTTTTATCAAATTCTTTACTCGTTACGCAATATTTATTGGGTTGATCATATTCTAGCACCTCCCCCAACTTCCTAAACTCCACCCCCTTAGGCGCTAAAGTGTGGAGCAATCGCTCTATTTTATTCATTTGGTTTCCTTTAAATTTCTAGCTCTTTAATAATAAGATCAAGGCTGTTTCTTAAGCCCTCATCGCGCGCATGGAATTGGCTAAGGCTAAAAGCGTAACCCCCACATCGCCAAAGACCGCCTCCCACAAGCTCGCTACCCCCATAAGCCCTAGCACGATAAAAACCGCCTTAATCCCTAAAGCAAACAAGATATTTTGCCAAATAATGCTTTTCGTTTTTTTAGCGATCGCTAGGACTTTGACTAAAGAGCTTAAGGAGTCATTAGTGATCACAATGTCCGCGCTTTGCTTGCTCAATTCTGAGCCTTTCCCCATGCCAATCCCCACATCAGCGCTCGCTAGAGTCGGAGCGTCATTGATGCCATCGCCTACAAAAATCGCCGGGGCTCTATAGCGTTCTTTAAAGGTTTTAAACACGCTCGTTTTTTCTTCAGGCAATAAGCTCGCATGATATTCACAGCCTAGAGTTTGAGCGATGCTTTCAGTCGCGCTTTTTCTGTCCCCGCTCAAAATGCAAAAATTTTCTATCCCTTGCGCTTTTAAATCCCTTAAGCACTCTATGGCGTCGTCTTTAATCTCATCGCTAATGACGATATAGCCGATATAAGTTTGATTAAAAGCCACATGCACGATCGTGCCGTTTTCTGGGGAAGGGCTGTGCGCGATATGGAATTGATCGAGCATTTTTTCATTCCCTGCGATGATTAGATCCGTATGGCATTGCGCTTTAACCCCCATCCCGCTCAATTCTTCGTAATTTTTAATGTCATGCTGGTGCTTATCGTCCTTTAACATTTCTTCGCATGCTTTTTGAATGGATAAAGCGATCGGGTGCGTGGATAAAAGCTGCGAACAAGAAGCGTAATGCAAAACTTCTTCTTTAGAATGCCCGTTTTGCGGCACAATATCCACCACTTTAAAAACGCCTTTAGTCAAAGTGCCGGTTTTATCAAAGGCGATACTTTTAGCTTGGGTAAGCACCTCTAAAACATGCACGCCTTTCATTAAAATGCCCTTTCGGCTCGCCGCTCCCACGCCCCCAAAATACCCTAAAGGCACAGAAATCACTAACGCGCAAGGACAGCTCACCATTAAAGCCACAAGCCCCCTATAAATCCACTCATCAAAGCTCCCCATAGAAAACAAGGGCGGTAATATGGCGATCATTAAAGCGATGAATAAAACGCTTGGGGTGTAGTAGCGTGAAAATTTAGTGATAAATTTCTCCGTTTCGCTCTTTTCATTCGTGGCTTGTTGGACTAAATCCACCACTTTAGCGATAGAAGAATCTTTATAAAGTTTCTCTACTTGGATTTCAAGGACCGCCTTTAAATTCAAGCTCCCCCCTAAAACTTTAGAGCGTTCGCTGACATTAACAGGCATGGACTCCCCACTCAACGCCCTTTCATCTAGCAAACTTTCACCCTTGATCACCACGCCATCAACAGGCACTTTTTCGCCGACTTTCACCACCACAATGTCATTAATTCTTAAATCTTCAGGCGCGACGCTCACTAACGTATCGCCCTTTTTCAAATAAGCCAGATTAGGGGCGACATCCACCAAAGCCTTAAGGGATTTTTTAGAGCGAGCGATAGCGAGTTTTTGCAAAAATTCGCCCGCTGAATAAAACACCATGATAGAGACACTCTCTTCATAAGCCCCCACGCAAAAAGCCGCAATAGTCGCAATGAGCATCAAAGCGTTTTCATCAAAAAACTGCCCTTTCCTAAGCCCACGAAACGCCCCTAAAATCACATCTTTACCGCTTATGAGATACACTAAAGCCAATACGAAAAACACCGCTTTTTCAATCAAAGGGCTAGGTTCAAGGTGTAAGATTAAAATCGCGCCTAAAAAGACAGCGATCGTGCTAATGAGTGGGGTAAAACTCAAGGGCTTTTCTGCGGCCTCTTTAAAAGACAGGCTCAAATGCGGTTCGTTTTGCTTGATGAAAGCCTTAACCTTTTCAAAATCGCTCGTATCCAAAAACAGCTTACTGGTGCTGAAATTGATTTGAGCCTTTTTCACATAGTCCAGTTTGTTTAAATCCCTTTCTAATTTAGCCGCGCAATCAGGGCAATCCAAATTGTGAATGTGGTATTCTTGCATTTTCTCTCCCTTATAAAAATCCTTTTAAGAAATCTTTCTAAAACTCAGCGCTTTAAGCATGTGAGATTTTTCTATATTCTCGCAAGCGTTTAAATCCGCAATCGTCCTAGCGACTTTTTTGACCTTATTGACAGAACGCATGGACAGATTAAACCTTTCAACCGCCTGCTCTAACAACTTTTGCGCTTCAAAATTTAAAGAGCAAAATCGTTCTATCTGCTCTTCATTAAGCTTACCATTAAAAACGCTCTGTTTCCTTAACTTTTGCTGTTTGAAAGCTAACAATACTAATTCATGCATCTCTTTTGAAGTCCAAGAATGCGATGGCGTGTCTTTATAATTCCCCTCTTCCATTTGCACGAACAAATCAATCCTGTCCAAAAAAGGCTCGCTCAAGCGGTTTTTATACTGCGTGATCTCTCTGTCTTGGCAACGGCATGCTTTAGTAGCGCTGAGTAAATTCCCGCACAGACAAGGGTTTTGAGCCCCCACGAATAAAAAAGAGGTGTCGTATTCAATCTTACTGTGCACTCGTGAGATCACCAATTTATTGTTTTCTAAAGGCTCTCTTAAAGCTTCCAAAATATCCTTTTTAAAATGGGGCAATTCATCAAAAAAAAGCATGCCGTTATGCGCTAGCGCGATTTCGCCGGGTTTTGGCTCTCTTAAAGAGCTTGAGCCTAAAATGCTGGATTTTGAAGCGCTCTGGTGGGGGTTTCTAAAACTCCTTAAAGGGTAATAGGCGCTGTCTTGCTCGCTTAAAATGCGTAATTTTGTCGCTTCTAGGATTTCATTCAAGCTTAAGGGGGGTAAAATATAACGCATGCGATTAATAATCATGCTTTTCCCACACCCTGGACTTCCCTCTAAAATCAAGTTATGAAACCCCGCGCTAGCGATCAAAGCGGCTTCTTTAGCAACAGCTTGCCCCTTAACTTCTTTAAAATCTAAGGCATAGGCGTCTGAAAAATAATACTCTTTATCGTTCAATTCTATCGTTTTAAAGGGTAGTTTTTTCGTGTGGGTGTCTGCTTTGATTTCAGGGTTTTGCAAGATTTCTAACGCTTCTTTAAAATGCTCCACAAAAAAGCATTGCAAATTAGGGATAAGCGAAAAAAGTTCCTCATTCGCCTTAGGCGCAATGATTTTGGCATGGGGGCGTTTAATGGCAATGTCTAAAAGCATGGGGAAAATGTTAGAATTGGGTTTGATCTTGCCATCAAGCCCTAACTCCCCAAAAGCAAACCACTCTTTAAAAGCCAATTCTTGTTTTTGCAAAGCGATTAAAAGAGCGATAGGCAAATCAAAATGGCTCCCGGATTTAGGCAAATCTGAGGGGGAAAGGTTGATGGTGATTTTTAAAGGCGGGAAAGTGAAATCGTTATTCTGTAAAGCCGATTGGACCCGCTGTTTGGCTTCTTGGATAGAGTTATTAGCCAGGCCTGAAATCACAAACGCCGGCAAAGCCCTTGTGAAAGTCGCCTCCACAGCCACGATTTCTGCCACCCCCCTTTGCATGGTCGCGCAAAATATCGTGTTGATCATGGTTGTTACTTGTGTTTTTGTTTTTTTTGCAACTCTTTGAGTTCTTTTTCAAATTTCTTACGCTTCAAAATGGATAATTTATCCACGAATAACACGCC
Protein-coding regions in this window:
- a CDS encoding restriction endonuclease subunit S; this translates as MNKIERLLHTLAPKGVEFRKLGEVLEYDQPNKYCVTSKEFDKSYPTPVLTAGKTFILGYTNEKDNIYQANKNAPVIIFDDFTTATQWVDFPFKVKSSAMKILLPKNPTINIRFIFFYMQTIPYNISGEHTRQWISRYSQLEVPIPPLEIQQEIVKILDAFTELNTELNTELNARKKQYQYYQNMLLDFNDINQNRKDIAEKLAQKPYPKRLKTLLQTLAPKGVEFRKLGDIGEFTRGNGLLKSDLKDKGRPVVHYGQIHTQYNLSIDKTISYVNDALFHKLKKAKPNDILIVTTSENVKDVGKSIAWLGNEEVAFSGEMYSYSTNENPKFIIYYFQTWFFQKEKEKKITGTKVMRIHENDLKKITIPIPPLEIQQEIVKILDQFSILTTDLLAGIPAEIKARKKQYEYYREKLLTFKPLTPNKEVKKG
- a CDS encoding heavy metal translocating P-type ATPase; the protein is MQEYHIHNLDCPDCAAKLERDLNKLDYVKKAQINFSTSKLFLDTSDFEKVKAFIKQNEPHLSLSFKEAAEKPLSFTPLISTIAVFLGAILILHLEPSPLIEKAVFFVLALVYLISGKDVILGAFRGLRKGQFFDENALMLIATIAAFCVGAYEESVSIMVFYSAGEFLQKLAIARSKKSLKALVDVAPNLAYLKKGDTLVSVAPEDLRINDIVVVKVGEKVPVDGVVIKGESLLDERALSGESMPVNVSERSKVLGGSLNLKAVLEIQVEKLYKDSSIAKVVDLVQQATNEKSETEKFITKFSRYYTPSVLFIALMIAILPPLFSMGSFDEWIYRGLVALMVSCPCALVISVPLGYFGGVGAASRKGILMKGVHVLEVLTQAKSIAFDKTGTLTKGVFKVVDIVPQNGHSKEEVLHYASCSQLLSTHPIALSIQKACEEMLKDDKHQHDIKNYEELSGMGVKAQCHTDLIIAGNEKMLDQFHIAHSPSPENGTIVHVAFNQTYIGYIVISDEIKDDAIECLRDLKAQGIENFCILSGDRKSATESIAQTLGCEYHASLLPEEKTSVFKTFKERYRAPAIFVGDGINDAPTLASADVGIGMGKGSELSKQSADIVITNDSLSSLVKVLAIAKKTKSIIWQNILFALGIKAVFIVLGLMGVASLWEAVFGDVGVTLLALANSMRAMRA
- a CDS encoding type II toxin-antitoxin system HicB family antitoxin; protein product: MLINAVIEKDENGYFAFVPFLKGCVSQGKSYEEALRNIKEAIELYLGDLEADELAFLSKKNSVIAPIEIAFA
- a CDS encoding type II toxin-antitoxin system HicA family toxin; protein product: MPELPRLTAKEAEKLLLQNGFVFSRQKGSHRIYVKDKIRQVLPFHSGEILHPKIVKEIMENILK
- a CDS encoding YifB family Mg chelatase-like AAA ATPase, producing MINTIFCATMQRGVAEIVAVEATFTRALPAFVISGLANNSIQEAKQRVQSALQNNDFTFPPLKITINLSPSDLPKSGSHFDLPIALLIALQKQELAFKEWFAFGELGLDGKIKPNSNIFPMLLDIAIKRPHAKIIAPKANEELFSLIPNLQCFFVEHFKEALEILQNPEIKADTHTKKLPFKTIELNDKEYYFSDAYALDFKEVKGQAVAKEAALIASAGFHNLILEGSPGCGKSMIINRMRYILPPLSLNEILEATKLRILSEQDSAYYPLRSFRNPHQSASKSSILGSSSLREPKPGEIALAHNGMLFFDELPHFKKDILEALREPLENNKLVISRVHSKIEYDTSFLFVGAQNPCLCGNLLSATKACRCQDREITQYKNRLSEPFLDRIDLFVQMEEGNYKDTPSHSWTSKEMHELVLLAFKQQKLRKQSVFNGKLNEEQIERFCSLNFEAQKLLEQAVERFNLSMRSVNKVKKVARTIADLNACENIEKSHMLKALSFRKIS